ACATCGCGCTGGGCGGTCTCGAGCATGTAATCTCTGtgagcgtcgcgccgtCCAGAAAAGCAGCGCCTAGTGAGACGGACCTGTCCAGTCTGTACCGAGCCGCAGGCGTCTCGTCTCAGGCCTCTGGCGTCTCGTCCGTACACCGCTGCGAGCCATGCAGAATCCATTTTCGCGTATACACGATTAGGATGATTGCGTCTGGCACTAGGACACCCCGCATCGAGCTAGATCTATGCGGGCCATCGTTCGACTTCGAGCTCCGGCGCAGGTTGCCTGCCAGTATCGACCGCAtgacgcaggcgctcaaGCGACCCAAGACGGCCGAGCAAAAGAGCAGCCAAGGCAAGGGCAAGCGCAAGAATATCGATACAGACGAGATGGGCGATATGGTCGGCCGTGTGCACCTTGGCCGCCAGGATCTGTCACAATTGCAGGTGAAGAAGATGAAAGGCCTGCGAGGTAAACCACAGTtcgacgaagaggatgaaATGCATCCTGCCTTTGACAAcgatgaggaggaggaggaagaagaagaggacgacgaaTAGGTACACGTAGACGTCAACCGTATACCCTATCAAGACCAAGCGCCTGAAAAGCGCGGACAAAAAAGGCCTGTGACGCCTCATCTCTAAGTATGCCTATCTCGTCTCGAAACGGCCAGTTGCATGACCTTGTAACTCAGTTGGTTAGAGTATCACGTTAACACAAGCGTGACTCACGGCGATTACCGTGAAAGTCCCCGGTTCGAGTCCGGGCAAGGTCATAATTTTCTATTTTTTAACGTCTCGATGCGGCCCTAGAAGGGCATTCTTGAATCGTTCGTACTACGTATGGGCGTCCTGTTGGGTTCTGCGGGAGCGATCtggcgtgcatggcgcagctgcccCGATGCTCTTTCTTTGCGTCACTTTTTTGAATAGACGTGCCATGAAGATTACTCAGCACATATGGTAGGTAATGTAGCGCGTCTGTTGTACATGCAATGCCCGATATGCAGAATTTGTTACGTCCGATACACTGGGCAGGCATGTGAATTTCCCGAAATCCCAATGCAGTTCGCGACGGACTAGCTTCTAACAATGTAGGGCAGCCAGTGGCGAATGCGCATGTACGTTCCGAAAACGGATCGGGCGGTTGCATGTTTTGGACTTCCCATCCCTCCGCTTTGAGGCCGCCATTTGTTTATAGGCTTTCTCCTTCATCTCCTTCAACACGTACCGTTGACCCACCTATACCATCATGGACATGAGCTCGACGATCCGTCGCGGCCACCCCGCCGCTTTTGCTGTCTTCATTGTTCTGTCGCTCATCGTGGCTATTATCGCCTCGGCTGTCGTGGCAGACCTGAACAAGCACGACGACACTGGCTACGATTCTAACCTGGTGCGCGACACCACTCGTTTCATGGTCTTCACCGGCTGGTGGAGTTTCCTCGTTGGAGTTCTCTTCGTACGTTTACCTCTGCGAGTCATGGCAAGCATACTAACCTGTACAGCTGGTTCTTTTCTTGACGGGCACGGGCGGTGTCGTCTCGTCGATTGCTGTTCACGGTCTCGTTCTTTTCGTCACATGGGTGTTCTGGCTTTGCGGTTCTGCGGCCCTGTCGAACGGTGTGGGCAACATGTCTTGCAACTCGGAGGCCCCTCGTGACTGTGATGCGGTCAAGGCTATTCTTGCGTTCGGCTGGATTGGCTGGATTGAGCTCACTTTCCTTCTCTGTGTTATCTGCTACCTCGCATTCAAGGCCTTCCGTGGTGGCCGCGGTGTGCAGCAGGGCTTCTAATGGCTCTCTGTCTACAAGATTCCACTACTCGTTGCTGTCGCACATAACCTGGGTTTTGTGCCGCACCTAATGAGATGCCATGCTAATTGTCGTTGATCTCGCCCATCTACCCCCTTCCGTTTTTGTTGAAAGGCTGTGTATGCTTACATCTCTTTGTGACCGCTCCAAACGTTTCTTTTTCATACCCTAGGGCGTATGTTTTTATTTTTTGCAATGGGGAGTTTTTTTTTGGTTACAATGCGATTGTAGCTTACACAATTCTATCTATAGCGATGGATACAGATGTACGCAGCTGATCTATTGTCACAGTTAGGTAGCATCACAGTCCTTCTTTTCCCTCTAGCTGTCCACCTTTCTTTGGGTGCGGATCATATGTTCTATGCGCGGTCGCCCAAATTCTTTGTCCTAACTGAATGCGTTGCCCGCCCGCCTTACCTGCAAATCACGTGGCGGTCGAGGCTTCTCGGTGAGTCACGAGACTCATGATCCGGCCGAAAGCCTACATACTACGCGCCGGTCACGCGTGTTCCCGAGCCGTCGCATCaagcggcgcgacgcggTACGCGTTCATTGATCGCATTTTACGCGCCCGTGACACGCCCAGCCACGCATTGCTGTGTTGGCCGTTCCAACACTTTTTAAACCGCCACACATTCTTTTCCTTCGTCCCCCTTGTCCCCTAGGTCTTGTGCCGTACCATGATTTACGTGTACAAGCGAGGTATGTACATGATCCCTCACCACCGCAGACGGACGCAAAGAAGAAGTTCGCTTCGACAAGGTCACCGCCCGTGTGGCAAAGCTATGCTATGGCCTTGACATGAACTACATTGATCCCATCGAAATCACTCGCAAGGTAATTGACGGTATCTACGAAGGAGTTACCACGGTCGAGCTGGACAACCTAGCTGCTGAGACGGCTGCCTACAAGACCACGACACATCCCGACTACGCCGTGCTGGCTGCGCGTATCGCCATCAGCAACCTGCACAAGGAGACGAAGAAGGGCTTTAGCCAGGTCATTCAGGATCTGCACGACTATGTGAACCCGAAGACGGGCAAGCACAGCTCTATGATTTCTGAAGAGACGTTCCACACCGTAATGAAGCaccgcgacgtgctcgacTCTGCTATTATTTACGACCGCGACTTTCACTACAACTTTTTCGGATTCAAGACCCTGGAGCGTTCATACCTGCTGCGCATCAATGGCAAGGTGGCTGAGCGGCCTCAGCACATGCTTATGCGTGTGGCTGTAGGTATTCACGGCGAAGACATTGAGAGCGCGATTGAGACCTACAACTACATGTCTGAAAAGGCTTTTACGCACGCATCGCCCACGCTGTTCAACGCTGGTACGCCGAATCCGCAAATGTCGTCGTGCTTCCTCGTGAGCATGAAGGACGACTCGATCGAGGGTATCTACGACACACTCAAGACCTGTGCTATGATCTCAAAGACGGCCGGCGGCATTGGTCTGAACATTCATAATATCCGTGCTACAGGCTCGTATATTGCCGGCACGAACGGTGTCAGTAACGGTATTGTGCCCATGCTTCGCGTATTCAACAACACGGCACGCTACGTCGACCAAGGTGGCAACAAGCGCCCCGGCGCATTTGCCATCTACCTGGAGCCATGGCACTCGGATGTGTTTGAGTTTGTTGACCTGCGCAAGAACCACGGCAAAGACGAGGTGCGTGCTCGTGACCTGTTTTTGGCCTTGTGGGTCCCCGACTTGTTTATGAAGCGTGTTGAGAAGAACGAAGACTGGTCGCTTATGTGTCCCGCCGAAGCACCTGGCCTTTCTGACTGCTATGGCGAAGAGTTTGAGCAGCTGTACGAAAAGTACGAGCGCGAGGGACGTGCTAAGCGCACGGTCAAGGCCCAGAAGCTGTGGTACTCGATCCTGGAAGCGCAGATCGAGACGGGCAACCCCTTCATGCTGTACAAAGACTCGGCCAACCGTAAGAGCAACCAGAAGAACCTCGGCACGATCAAGAGCTCGAACCTGTGTACAGAGATTATGGAATACAGCTCGCCGGAGGAGACGGCCGTATGCAACTTGGCCTCCATTGCTCTGCCGACGTTTATCGAGGGCACGGGTCCGGATAAGGTGTACAACttccagcgcctgcatgaCGTGTCCAAGGTGGTGTGCAAGAACCTGAACCGCATTATCGATATCAACTATTACCCCGTCCccagcgcgcgccgctccaaCATGCGCAACCGTCCTATTGGTATTGGTGTGCAGGGCCTAGCCGATGCCTTTATGATCATGGGCTACCCCTTTGACAGCCAAGAGGCTCGCCGCCTGAATGTGCAGATCTTTGAGACGATTTACCACGCCGCGCTTGAGCGCTCGTGCGAGCTCGCTGAGCAGTACGGCACGTACGAGACATACGAGGGCAGCCCGGCCTCGCAGGGCATTTTGCAGTATGACATGTGGAACCGCACGCCCTCTGATCTGTGGGACTGGACGGCCCTCAAGGCCAAGATTGCCAAGCATGGCCTGCGGAATTCGCTGCTGCTTGCGCCGATGCCGACCGCCTCGACAAGTCAGATCCTTGGCTTTAACGAGTGCTTTGAGCCGTACACGAGCAACATTTACATGCGCCGTGTGCTCGCCGGTGAGTTCCAGGTCGTGAACCCGTGGCTGTTGCGTGAATTGGTCGAGCTGGGCCTGTGGAACGAGTCGATGAAACAGAAGATTATTGCGCACGGCGGCTCGATTCAGAATGTGCCCGGTATCCCAGACAACATCAAGGCGCTGTACAAGACTGTATGGGAAATCAGCCAAAAGGTGATTCTCGACATGGCTGCCGACCGCGGTGCGTTTGTGTGCCAGAGCCAGAGTTTGAATGTGCACCTGAGCGCCCCATCGTTCGGTCAGCTCACGTCGATGCACTTTTACGGCTGGAAGAAGGGTCTCAAGACCGGCTCGTACTACCTTCGCACACGTCCCGCCGCCAGTGCGATCCAGTTTACGGTCAGCAACGAGGAGATTGCCGCGGCCAAGGCGACCAAGAAGGCCGTCAGTGCCCAAAAGGCTGCGGCTCACACGGCTGCCTCCTCTGCCCCACAGCCGCCTGCTCAGACGAGCGCACCTGCGACGGACGACCGCAAGTACGAATCGGTCGTGCAGGGCGTTGGCCGGTTGGGTGTGGACGGCACTGTGACGCAAGATGGCCCAGGCAGCGATCGCCCGGAAAACCCTGCTGACGACGAGGGCTTCAAGGCTGCACAGGAGCGCCAACGCCGTCGTCAGGAAGAGGCGGATGCGCGTCTGGCATGCTCGCTCGAGAACAAAGACGCCTGTCTCATGTGCTCGGGATAAGTAGAGAGGCAGGTAGTGTGCCACGTGGTATAATGCTTGGCGCGGAACACGGCGGTGGCGAGTCGTTTTGCTCCTCGTCTTATGGCACCGCCTAGGCTTGAGCTCCGGCCTCTGGCGAATCAGACATTTGTGCAGGGCTATCCCGGCATCCCCGCGTCGGATTCGCGTCCTGATGCGCACTTGACAGGCACGATTGCTGTGCATGTGCCCTCGTCGCGGGGTGTTGAGGCTGCCTGGCTCCGTGTGGAAATGTGCAaggtcgagacgctgccGCGGGGACAGTCGTGGCGTGAGTTGATCGGTGAGGGTCCGATGGATGTGTGGAAGGCTGAGACGGCGTGGCAGACGCTCACGTCGCAGTCGTTTCCATTCCGTGTGAGTGTCCCGGAGAAGCTCCCGCCATCGCTGCGCCTGAATAAGACGAGCGGCATCAAGTACCAGCTGATAGCGTCGCTGAAGGTGCGCCTCAAGAAAGGGTTCATGCGCAAGGACACGTACGAGACGGTCGTGCAGGACACGCAAGACTTTGTGCTCGAGAAGCACGAGTTGCACTCGACGTGGCCGATCTACAATGTGCCGGAGGAGTACGAGACACAGGAGGGCCCCTTTACGGCCAAGCTCATGCGGAACAAGTGGGCGTACAGTGTAGGCGACCAGATGGACCTGCGCATTATCGTCGCGAGCAAGGcgatgaagacgacgaaGCTCAAGTCCATCTCGGTCGGCATCCGCCAGAACGTGAGCTTCTTCCCCGAGACCGGTATGCAGGCCCAGCCGATCCAGCAAAAGTCTATCATGCTCGACTACAAGACCAAGCGAATCAACAAAAAGGTCCAGCATGGCGAGTACTTTATGCAGGACCTGAATCTGATCGTGCCGAGGAAGA
Above is a window of Malassezia restricta chromosome IX, complete sequence DNA encoding:
- a CDS encoding membrane-associating domain protein, translated to MDMSSTIRRGHPAAFAVFIVLSLIVAIIASAVVADLNKHDDTGYDSNLVRDTTRFMVFTGWWSFLVGVLFLVLFLTGTGGVVSSIAVHGLVLFVTWVFWLCGSAALSNGVGNMSCNSEAPRDCDAVKAILAFGWIGWIELTFLLCVICYLAFKAFRGGRGVQQGF
- a CDS encoding ribonucleoside-diphosphate reductase subunit M1 — its product is MIYVYKRDGRKEEVRFDKVTARVAKLCYGLDMNYIDPIEITRKVIDGIYEGVTTVELDNLAAETAAYKTTTHPDYAVLAARIAISNLHKETKKGFSQVIQDLHDYVNPKTGKHSSMISEETFHTVMKHRDVLDSAIIYDRDFHYNFFGFKTLERSYLLRINGKVAERPQHMLMRVAVGIHGEDIESAIETYNYMSEKAFTHASPTLFNAGTPNPQMSSCFLVSMKDDSIEGIYDTLKTCAMISKTAGGIGLNIHNIRATGSYIAGTNGVSNGIVPMLRVFNNTARYVDQGGNKRPGAFAIYLEPWHSDVFEFVDLRKNHGKDEVRARDLFLALWVPDLFMKRVEKNEDWSLMCPAEAPGLSDCYGEEFEQLYEKYEREGRAKRTVKAQKLWYSILEAQIETGNPFMLYKDSANRKSNQKNLGTIKSSNLCTEIMEYSSPEETAVCNLASIALPTFIEGTGPDKVYNFQRLHDVSKVVCKNLNRIIDINYYPVPSARRSNMRNRPIGIGVQGLADAFMIMGYPFDSQEARRLNVQIFETIYHAALERSCELAEQYGTYETYEGSPASQGILQYDMWNRTPSDLWDWTALKAKIAKHGLRNSLLLAPMPTASTSQILGFNECFEPYTSNIYMRRVLAGEFQVVNPWLLRELVELGLWNESMKQKIIAHGGSIQNVPGIPDNIKALYKTVWEISQKVILDMAADRGAFVCQSQSLNVHLSAPSFGQLTSMHFYGWKKGLKTGSYYLRTRPAASAIQFTVSNEEIAAAKATKKAVSAQKAAAHTAASSAPQPPAQTSAPATDDRKYESVVQGVGRLGVDGTVTQDGPGSDRPENPADDEGFKAAQERQRRRQEEADARLACSLENKDACLMCSG